From Oenococcus sicerae, the proteins below share one genomic window:
- a CDS encoding DUF4811 domain-containing protein translates to MIIVLVALLAILAFVSWMLIKNRLLRWFFGLLFSLGLFASLFLMTLNMNQHFGMQRKITIRKTQIYSVADNKLATGILTTATSKKLGNDLVIYVYKSKPAAAKTTSAVPSMATDLSMTQISGNKAYKLVRTVSWQYTNHLSKLFFAVGKLDKKITSKHISFQIPNDQWLQLTSQQLVKLQQIIAHPENIKNKGALRLLAAAQTAEKSGQKEQAAKIQSAAIRILLSITATPNDKKINDKITASSKAASIAAAKSQAAAASSAASTAQAAADSESAAAVQTANEAAAQSAAASSSAATVSSATDSSASLSQSTKNP, encoded by the coding sequence ATGATTATTGTTTTGGTAGCCTTATTAGCGATTTTAGCCTTTGTTAGCTGGATGCTGATCAAGAATCGTTTATTGCGATGGTTTTTTGGTCTTTTATTCAGCTTAGGGTTATTTGCCAGCTTGTTTTTAATGACGCTAAATATGAATCAGCATTTTGGTATGCAAAGAAAAATCACTATCAGAAAAACCCAAATCTACTCTGTTGCAGACAATAAATTGGCGACTGGCATTTTAACAACGGCAACGAGTAAGAAGCTGGGCAATGATTTGGTTATTTATGTTTACAAATCCAAGCCTGCCGCTGCTAAAACGACATCTGCCGTACCATCAATGGCCACGGATCTGTCGATGACTCAAATTTCTGGCAATAAAGCTTACAAATTGGTGAGAACTGTCAGCTGGCAGTATACAAATCACTTATCTAAACTATTTTTTGCTGTTGGAAAATTAGATAAAAAAATCACTAGTAAACACATTAGTTTTCAAATTCCCAATGATCAGTGGTTGCAGTTGACAAGCCAGCAGTTAGTAAAGCTGCAACAAATTATTGCTCATCCTGAAAATATTAAAAATAAAGGGGCCTTAAGGCTGCTGGCAGCTGCACAAACAGCGGAGAAGTCAGGTCAAAAGGAACAGGCCGCAAAGATTCAGTCCGCTGCCATCCGAATTCTTTTATCGATCACGGCGACACCAAATGATAAGAAGATTAATGACAAAATAACTGCATCGTCCAAAGCTGCTTCAATAGCTGCTGCCAAATCTCAGGCAGCAGCCGCTAGTTCAGCTGCATCAACTGCTCAGGCAGCAGCTGATTCTGAGTCCGCAGCCGCTGTACAGACTGCTAACGAGGCAGCCGCTCAATCTGCAGCTGCCTCTAGTTCAGCTGCCACTGTTAGCAGCGCTACTGATAGTTCTGCTTCGTTGAGCCAAAGCACAAAAAATCCTTAA
- a CDS encoding MDR family MFS transporter, whose protein sequence is MALRAVDIHGKKYNRSLFVCVILIATFAGMLMGTSLGTALPTLMTDFHIDLATAQEATTWFLMANGIMIPVSAYLSTKFPTKWLYIAAFALLLIGQYISYSAPTTNWHLFLIGRVIQAIAVGITMPLMQVVIVYIFPAEKRGAAMGLGGLVIGMAPAIGPTLSGWILNSDHSFFGFTLTNSWRSIFLLPMFVIGIDFILSFFILHDVIPNENIKLDWRSLVQSTLGFGLFLLGLTNVANSHYDGWFDLPHVVLPGVVGIFFIITFIWHQLEMNKPFLDVRVFKIKQFSITTLLTSLSMMVLMGIEMMIPTYLQEVRGLSPLSSGLTLLPGALIMGLMSPISGAIYDRAGAKRLARVGFMILTMATLPFLFIGLTTPTDFITVFYSLRMFGIAMVMMPLTASAMSALPQDKAADGTAANNTSRQIASAIIVSLLSSVTQNIANTQGPAASLKTANIFEYSRKTLDAMLSGFHVSFAITLLLALLGLIVASFLHAGKVINQSDDLLENKEGI, encoded by the coding sequence ATGGCGTTAAGAGCAGTTGATATACATGGAAAAAAATATAATCGTTCGTTATTTGTCTGCGTCATTTTGATTGCAACCTTTGCTGGCATGCTGATGGGTACATCTTTGGGTACAGCACTGCCGACGTTAATGACTGATTTTCATATTGATTTAGCCACAGCACAAGAAGCCACGACTTGGTTTTTGATGGCAAACGGCATCATGATTCCGGTTTCGGCTTATCTTTCAACTAAATTTCCAACGAAATGGTTGTACATTGCCGCGTTTGCCTTGCTTTTGATTGGTCAGTATATTTCTTATAGCGCACCGACCACAAATTGGCATTTATTTTTGATCGGTCGAGTGATTCAAGCGATTGCTGTGGGCATTACGATGCCTTTGATGCAGGTTGTGATCGTTTATATTTTTCCAGCTGAGAAACGTGGCGCAGCAATGGGTCTTGGCGGTTTGGTTATTGGTATGGCACCGGCGATCGGGCCAACCTTATCTGGCTGGATTTTGAATTCAGATCATAGCTTTTTTGGTTTTACGTTAACGAATTCCTGGCGTTCAATTTTCTTATTGCCTATGTTTGTGATCGGAATTGATTTTATTCTTAGTTTTTTTATTTTGCATGATGTTATTCCTAATGAAAATATCAAGCTGGATTGGCGTTCGCTGGTTCAGTCAACATTGGGTTTTGGTCTATTTTTGTTGGGCCTGACTAATGTTGCAAATTCGCATTACGACGGCTGGTTTGATCTACCGCACGTTGTTTTGCCCGGTGTGGTAGGAATCTTTTTTATCATCACTTTTATATGGCACCAATTGGAAATGAACAAGCCCTTTTTGGATGTTCGTGTCTTTAAAATTAAACAGTTCTCGATTACGACCTTATTAACTTCGTTATCCATGATGGTTTTAATGGGCATTGAGATGATGATTCCGACTTATCTGCAAGAGGTTCGCGGTCTGTCGCCCTTATCTTCGGGTTTGACACTTTTGCCGGGTGCTTTGATCATGGGGCTGATGTCACCGATTTCTGGTGCTATCTATGATCGTGCTGGTGCAAAGCGTTTAGCCAGAGTCGGTTTTATGATTTTGACCATGGCGACGCTGCCGTTTTTATTTATTGGTCTAACAACACCTACGGACTTTATCACGGTCTTTTACAGCCTGAGAATGTTTGGTATTGCAATGGTCATGATGCCCTTAACTGCTTCGGCTATGTCTGCCTTGCCTCAAGATAAGGCAGCTGATGGCACCGCAGCCAATAATACTTCGCGTCAGATCGCTTCTGCGATTATTGTTTCACTGCTTTCTTCTGTGACACAGAATATTGCCAACACACAAGGACCGGCAGCTTCTTTGAAAACAGCAAATATTTTTGAATATAGCAGAAAAACATTAGATGCAATGCTGAGTGGTTTTCACGTATCTTTTGCAATTACGCTGCTGCTTGCTTTGCTTGGCTTGATCGTAGCTAGTTTCCTGCACGCTGGTAAAGTCATTAATCAAAGTGATGATCTACTTGAAAACAAGGAAGGCATCTGA
- a CDS encoding DNA-directed RNA polymerase subunit beta, which produces MVAHNVKINKHVTRRSYSSAKEVLDIPPLTEVQTASYKWFMDKGIKEMFNDIMPIEDFAGKLSLEYVDYSLGEPKYSLKESREQGVNYAAPLHVTLRLTNKETGEIKSQDVYFGEFPLMTEYGSFVINGAERVVVSQLVRSPGIYYNDDTDKSGKTVFGTTVIPNRGAWLELDTDAKGVANIRIDRTRKLPITELIRSFGFGSDSEIQDIFGDDVDSLNLSIEKDVHKDPSMSRVGEALEDIYERLRPGEPKTIDSSRSLLAARFFDPKRYDLGNVGRYKVNKKLTLNSRLFGETLAEDILNADGEIVVAKNTKIDKKVMKILSPLLERDDFHIVNLQPDEEGVLPDSIKIQVIKIYSQVDPTKVIKLIGNGHIDESIHYILPADILAGMNYFFNLQEGVGATDDIDHLGNRRIRSVGELLENQFRIGLTRMERVVRERMSIQDSDTVTPQQLINIRPVVAAVKEFFGSSQLSQFMDQTNPLGELNHKRRLSALGPGGLTRDRAGYEVRDVHYSHYGRIDPIETPEGPNIGLITSLAVYGRINEYGFIETPYRRVDWDTHKVTDKIDYLTADVEDNYTIAQANSPLADDGSFVNATVTARHGDNNIETPIEDVDYMDVSPKQVVAVSTAAIPFLENDDSNRALMGANMQRQAVPLVAPHSPIVGTGIEYRAAVDSGLAQVAEDKGTIEYVDGRTIKVREEDGTLHEYPLMKFQRSNGGKNYNQTPIVKVGEKIDKGEVLADGPAMENGELALGQNPIVAFMTWHGYNFEDAIILNERLVRDDVYTSIHIEEHESEARDTKLGPEEITREIPNVGEDQLKDLDDSGIIRIGAEVEDGDILVGKITPKGVTELSAEERLLHAIFGEKAREVRDTSLRVPHGGGGIVQDVEIFTRENGDELAPGVNMMVRVFIAQKRKIQVGDKMAGRHGNKGTVSITVPEEDMPFMPDGTPIDILLSPMGVPSRMNIGQILELHLGMAAKKLGIKVMTPVFDGASDDEITDALKEAGLNEDGKTVLYDGQTGEAFDNRISVGVMHYMKLAHMVDDKIHARSIGPYSLVTQQPLGGKAQFGGQRFGEMEVWALEAYGAAYTLQEILTYKSDDVRGRNKVFESIVKGQAIPKPGVPESFRVLVKELQALGLDMKVLDGKGQEVKMAQMDEDDNVATVDALEQIAKEKPDLFKGDDDDTPRIPAANLDEENV; this is translated from the coding sequence TTGGTTGCACATAACGTGAAGATAAATAAGCATGTTACTCGGCGCAGTTACTCTTCTGCTAAAGAAGTGCTTGACATCCCACCATTGACCGAAGTTCAGACTGCTTCATATAAGTGGTTCATGGATAAAGGCATCAAAGAAATGTTCAATGACATTATGCCGATCGAAGACTTTGCCGGCAAACTGTCTTTGGAATATGTTGATTACTCTTTGGGAGAACCGAAATATTCATTGAAAGAATCTCGTGAGCAAGGTGTCAATTATGCAGCCCCGTTGCATGTGACACTTCGACTGACTAATAAAGAGACCGGTGAGATCAAATCGCAGGATGTCTATTTTGGTGAATTTCCATTAATGACGGAATACGGATCATTTGTGATCAACGGTGCTGAACGTGTCGTTGTTTCACAGCTAGTTCGCTCACCAGGTATTTATTACAATGATGACACCGATAAGAGCGGCAAAACTGTTTTCGGTACGACTGTGATTCCAAATCGCGGCGCTTGGCTAGAATTGGATACTGACGCTAAAGGTGTTGCGAATATCCGTATTGATCGTACTCGTAAACTACCAATTACTGAATTGATCCGTTCTTTTGGTTTTGGCTCTGATTCAGAGATCCAAGACATTTTTGGCGATGATGTTGATTCGTTGAATTTGTCAATTGAAAAAGATGTTCATAAAGATCCTTCGATGTCACGTGTTGGCGAGGCGTTGGAAGATATTTACGAGCGTTTGCGTCCTGGCGAACCAAAGACGATCGATTCATCTCGTTCGTTACTGGCAGCTCGTTTCTTTGATCCAAAGCGTTATGATCTTGGCAATGTTGGCCGCTATAAAGTGAATAAAAAATTGACTTTGAACTCACGCTTGTTTGGTGAGACGCTGGCTGAAGATATTTTGAACGCTGACGGCGAAATCGTTGTCGCTAAAAATACAAAAATCGACAAAAAAGTCATGAAAATCCTTTCACCGTTATTGGAACGAGATGATTTTCATATTGTTAATCTTCAGCCCGATGAAGAAGGTGTTTTGCCTGATTCGATCAAGATTCAAGTTATTAAAATTTATAGTCAAGTTGACCCAACCAAAGTTATCAAACTGATTGGCAACGGTCATATTGATGAGTCGATTCATTATATTCTGCCTGCTGATATTTTAGCTGGCATGAATTATTTCTTTAACTTGCAAGAAGGTGTTGGCGCAACGGACGACATCGATCATTTAGGCAATCGTCGCATTCGTTCAGTGGGTGAATTATTAGAAAACCAGTTCCGTATTGGTTTAACGAGAATGGAACGTGTTGTTCGTGAAAGAATGTCTATTCAAGATTCAGACACGGTTACACCTCAACAATTGATTAATATTCGTCCAGTTGTTGCAGCTGTCAAGGAATTCTTTGGTTCCTCGCAACTTTCACAATTCATGGACCAGACGAATCCGCTTGGTGAATTGAACCATAAGCGTCGTTTGTCAGCCTTGGGACCTGGTGGATTAACTCGTGACCGTGCTGGATATGAAGTTCGTGATGTCCACTACTCTCACTATGGTCGTATCGACCCAATCGAGACTCCTGAAGGCCCAAACATTGGTTTGATTACTTCTTTAGCTGTATATGGCCGTATCAATGAATATGGTTTTATTGAAACACCATACCGTCGTGTTGATTGGGATACACATAAAGTCACAGATAAAATTGATTATCTGACGGCTGATGTTGAGGATAATTACACGATCGCGCAGGCAAACTCGCCACTAGCTGATGATGGTTCCTTCGTTAACGCAACTGTTACTGCTCGTCACGGCGACAATAACATTGAAACACCAATTGAAGATGTTGATTATATGGACGTTTCTCCTAAACAGGTTGTGGCCGTTTCGACAGCTGCGATCCCATTTCTTGAAAACGATGATTCTAACCGTGCACTAATGGGTGCTAACATGCAGCGTCAAGCCGTACCTTTGGTAGCACCGCATTCTCCGATTGTCGGCACAGGTATCGAATATCGTGCTGCTGTTGACTCTGGTTTAGCCCAGGTTGCTGAAGACAAAGGGACGATTGAGTACGTTGATGGTCGAACAATTAAAGTGCGCGAAGAAGATGGCACTTTACATGAATATCCTTTGATGAAATTCCAGCGTTCCAATGGCGGCAAAAATTATAACCAGACGCCAATTGTTAAAGTTGGCGAAAAAATTGATAAGGGTGAAGTGCTCGCTGATGGTCCTGCTATGGAAAACGGCGAACTTGCTTTGGGCCAAAACCCGATCGTAGCCTTTATGACTTGGCATGGCTATAACTTTGAAGATGCGATTATCTTAAATGAACGTCTCGTCCGTGATGATGTTTATACTTCTATTCATATTGAAGAACATGAATCAGAAGCGCGCGATACAAAGCTCGGACCCGAAGAGATCACTCGTGAAATTCCAAACGTTGGTGAGGATCAATTAAAGGATCTTGATGATTCTGGCATTATCCGAATTGGTGCCGAGGTTGAAGACGGCGACATTCTGGTTGGCAAAATCACACCCAAAGGTGTGACTGAATTATCAGCCGAAGAACGTTTGCTGCATGCTATTTTCGGTGAAAAAGCACGTGAAGTTCGTGATACTTCTTTGCGTGTTCCCCATGGCGGTGGTGGAATTGTCCAAGATGTTGAAATATTCACACGTGAAAACGGCGATGAATTAGCACCAGGCGTCAACATGATGGTTCGTGTCTTTATTGCCCAAAAACGTAAGATTCAAGTGGGTGATAAAATGGCCGGCCGTCATGGAAATAAGGGAACTGTTTCAATTACCGTTCCCGAAGAAGACATGCCATTTATGCCAGACGGTACACCAATTGATATTTTGCTTTCACCAATGGGCGTGCCATCTCGTATGAATATCGGACAAATTTTGGAACTCCACTTAGGCATGGCTGCTAAAAAGCTTGGTATTAAAGTGATGACACCTGTTTTCGATGGTGCCTCTGATGATGAAATTACCGATGCATTGAAAGAAGCCGGCTTAAATGAAGATGGCAAGACTGTTTTGTATGATGGCCAAACTGGTGAGGCTTTTGACAATCGGATTTCTGTCGGTGTCATGCATTATATGAAACTGGCCCACATGGTCGATGACAAGATTCATGCTCGTTCCATCGGACCTTACTCGCTCGTTACGCAACAGCCTTTAGGCGGTAAAGCTCAGTTTGGTGGTCAACGTTTTGGTGAAATGGAGGTCTGGGCACTTGAAGCCTATGGTGCCGCCTACACTTTGCAGGAAATTTTGACCTATAAGTCTGATGATGTTCGTGGCCGCAATAAAGTCTTTGAGTCAATCGTCAAAGGACAAGCAATTCCAAAACCAGGTGTTCCTGAATCTTTCCGTGTTCTTGTGAAGGAGTTGCAGGCTCTTGGTTTGGACATGAAAGTTCTCGATGGTAAAGGTCAAGAAGTCAAAATGGCTCAAATGGATGAGGATGATAATGTCGCAACGGTTGATGCCTTAGAACAAATCGCGAAAGAAAAACCTGATTTGTTTAAAGGGGATGATGACGACACACCTCGCATTCCAGCAGCGAATCTTGATGAAGAAAATGTATAA
- a CDS encoding cold-shock protein has protein sequence METGTVKWFNADKGYGFITRDNGGDVFVHFSAIQTDGFKSLDEGQKVTFEVEDGQRGPQAVNVNKAN, from the coding sequence ATGGAAACAGGTACAGTTAAATGGTTTAATGCCGATAAAGGCTATGGTTTTATCACTCGCGATAACGGTGGAGATGTTTTCGTACATTTCTCAGCTATCCAGACTGATGGCTTCAAGTCTCTTGATGAAGGCCAAAAGGTTACTTTTGAAGTAGAAGACGGTCAACGTGGACCACAAGCGGTTAACGTTAACAAAGCTAACTAA
- the rpoC gene encoding DNA-directed RNA polymerase subunit beta' — protein sequence MAIDVNKFESMQIGLASPAKIREWSYGEVKKPETINYRTLKAERDGLFDERIFGPIKDYECACGKYKRIRYKGIVCDRCGVEVTSSKVRRERMGHIELAAPVTHIWYFKGIPSRMGLILDMSPRSLEEIIYFASYVVIDAGNTSLEKKQLITEAEYRQYQDQYGADAFDAKMGAEAIKELLAEVDLEKQAKELKNDLKDATGQKRTRAVRRLDIVEAFLQSGNKPEWMVMDVVPVIPPDLRPMVQLEGGRFATSDLNDLYRRVINRNNRLKRLLDLNAPSIIVQNEKRMLQEAVDALIDNGRRGRPVSGPGNRPLKSLSHLLKGKQGRFRQNLLGKRVDYSGRSVIDVGPFLKMNQMGLPRQMAVELFKPFIYNRLIELGTENGGANNLRSARRLVERHEDVVQDVLEEVVKEHPVLLNRAPTLHRLGIQAFEPVLVSGKAMRLHPLVTTAYNADFDGDQMAIHVPLSDEAQAEARLLMLAASHILAPKDGKPIVAPSQDMTIGNYYLTTEEADIQGEGMVFSSADEVKMALQNHEVALHTRIGIAASSFDQAKPFTDQQRSRILATTVGKIIFNEILPADFPYINEPKSENFDGIDAHFFLEPGTDIHEWLKNEPLNGPFKSGFLSDIIAQIYARYQVTRTSVLLDDMKDLGYDISTRSGLTVAMSDVTELPQKGEVLKAAHERVAAITKQFRRGLLTDDERYTQVTQTWSDAQDKIKEMLIASFDSKNPIFMMSDSGARGNISNFVQLAGMRGLMAAPNGKVIELPVTANFREGLSVLEMFISTHGARKGMTDTALKTANSGYLTRRLVDVAQEVIVREDDCGTDRGLDVSAIMDGNEVIEPLYDRILGRYAMKPVADPETGEVIVQKNEMIDESIANQIIDAGVLTVTIRSIFTCRTEHGVCVKCYGRNMATGDIVEVGEAVGTVAAQSIGEPGTQLTMRTFHTGGVALSEDITQGLPRVQEIFEARNPKGRAEISEVTGKVTSVEENPADRTKTVTIEGETDTREYILPISARLRVAEGDEIHRSEAINEGPLDPKELIKVSSALKTENYMLAEVQKVYRMQGVGIADKHVEVMVRQMLRKVRVMDPGQTDLLPGELLDIADFRRANTQAILSGNTAATSRPVLLGITKASLETNSFLSAASFQETTRVLTDAAIRGKNDPLVGLKENVIIGKVIPAGTGVAAYRHIKDEVVAAPIEPLEKIPTLDELQKSFDQTPANASSKSTAKK from the coding sequence TTGGCAATAGACGTTAACAAATTTGAATCTATGCAAATTGGTCTAGCATCGCCAGCTAAGATCCGTGAATGGTCTTATGGCGAAGTTAAAAAGCCAGAAACGATCAACTATCGTACTTTGAAAGCTGAACGTGATGGTCTTTTTGACGAAAGAATTTTCGGACCAATTAAAGATTATGAATGTGCTTGTGGCAAATACAAGCGAATCCGTTATAAGGGAATTGTTTGTGATCGTTGTGGTGTTGAAGTTACTTCTTCAAAAGTTCGCCGCGAACGGATGGGCCATATCGAACTTGCAGCTCCAGTAACACACATTTGGTACTTCAAAGGAATTCCAAGCCGAATGGGCTTGATTCTTGACATGAGCCCGCGCTCTCTTGAAGAAATTATTTATTTTGCAAGCTATGTGGTTATTGATGCTGGTAATACATCGCTCGAAAAGAAACAACTGATTACCGAAGCTGAATATCGTCAATATCAAGACCAGTACGGTGCTGATGCTTTCGATGCCAAGATGGGCGCTGAAGCTATCAAGGAATTATTAGCTGAAGTTGATCTTGAAAAGCAAGCTAAAGAATTAAAAAATGATTTGAAGGATGCAACTGGACAAAAGCGTACACGTGCGGTTCGCCGTTTGGATATCGTTGAAGCCTTCTTACAATCTGGCAACAAACCAGAATGGATGGTTATGGACGTTGTGCCTGTTATTCCACCTGATCTACGTCCGATGGTTCAGCTTGAAGGCGGCCGTTTCGCTACTTCTGATTTGAATGATTTATACCGTCGTGTTATTAACCGCAATAATCGTTTGAAGCGCTTATTGGATTTGAACGCACCAAGCATTATTGTCCAAAACGAAAAACGTATGCTGCAAGAAGCTGTTGATGCCTTGATTGATAATGGCCGTCGTGGACGTCCTGTTTCTGGTCCTGGTAATCGGCCGTTAAAATCTTTGTCTCACCTACTAAAAGGTAAGCAAGGTCGTTTCCGCCAGAACCTGTTAGGAAAACGTGTTGACTATTCAGGCCGTTCTGTTATTGATGTTGGTCCTTTCTTAAAGATGAACCAAATGGGTCTGCCTCGTCAAATGGCTGTTGAATTGTTCAAACCTTTCATATACAACCGTTTGATCGAATTAGGCACAGAAAATGGCGGCGCTAATAACCTGCGTTCGGCACGCCGTCTAGTTGAGCGCCATGAAGATGTTGTTCAAGATGTTCTAGAAGAAGTTGTTAAAGAGCATCCAGTTCTGCTTAACCGCGCGCCAACTTTGCACCGTTTAGGCATCCAAGCTTTTGAACCTGTACTTGTTTCTGGTAAAGCAATGCGTTTGCACCCATTAGTTACGACTGCTTATAACGCCGATTTCGATGGTGACCAAATGGCTATTCATGTGCCTTTGTCAGATGAAGCACAAGCTGAAGCACGCTTGCTTATGCTGGCTGCTTCGCATATTTTGGCACCCAAAGATGGGAAACCGATTGTTGCGCCTTCACAAGATATGACGATCGGTAACTACTATCTAACGACTGAAGAAGCCGATATTCAAGGCGAGGGAATGGTCTTTTCTTCCGCTGATGAAGTTAAAATGGCTTTGCAAAATCATGAAGTTGCATTGCATACGCGAATTGGTATTGCTGCTTCTAGTTTTGATCAGGCAAAACCATTCACGGATCAACAACGTTCGAGGATTTTGGCAACAACGGTTGGAAAAATTATCTTTAACGAAATTTTACCGGCTGATTTTCCATATATTAACGAACCGAAATCAGAGAATTTTGATGGTATTGATGCCCATTTCTTCCTTGAACCTGGAACAGATATTCATGAATGGCTTAAAAACGAACCCTTGAATGGTCCATTCAAGTCTGGTTTTCTGTCCGACATCATTGCTCAAATTTACGCGCGTTATCAAGTAACTCGAACTTCTGTTTTGTTGGATGATATGAAGGATCTTGGATATGATATCTCGACTCGTTCAGGATTGACCGTTGCCATGTCTGATGTGACCGAGTTGCCTCAGAAAGGTGAGGTGCTTAAAGCTGCTCACGAAAGAGTCGCAGCCATTACAAAACAGTTCCGTCGCGGTCTATTGACTGACGATGAGCGTTACACACAAGTAACACAGACTTGGTCGGACGCTCAAGATAAGATCAAGGAGATGCTGATTGCTTCCTTTGACTCCAAGAACCCGATCTTTATGATGAGTGATTCTGGTGCTCGTGGAAACATCTCAAACTTCGTCCAGCTTGCTGGTATGCGTGGTTTGATGGCCGCTCCTAACGGAAAAGTTATCGAGCTTCCTGTTACGGCTAACTTCCGTGAAGGCCTTTCTGTTTTGGAAATGTTCATTTCGACTCATGGTGCTCGTAAAGGTATGACTGATACAGCTTTGAAGACTGCTAACTCTGGATACTTGACTCGTCGTCTAGTGGATGTTGCTCAAGAAGTCATTGTGCGTGAAGATGATTGTGGTACTGATCGTGGACTTGATGTTTCTGCAATCATGGACGGCAATGAAGTCATTGAACCTTTATATGACCGTATCTTAGGTCGTTATGCTATGAAACCAGTTGCTGATCCAGAGACTGGCGAGGTCATTGTTCAAAAAAATGAAATGATTGACGAAAGCATTGCTAATCAAATCATTGATGCTGGTGTCTTAACTGTTACGATCCGTTCGATTTTTACTTGCCGTACTGAACATGGTGTCTGTGTTAAATGTTATGGTCGCAACATGGCGACTGGTGACATCGTTGAAGTTGGTGAAGCCGTTGGAACCGTTGCAGCTCAGTCTATTGGTGAACCCGGTACTCAATTGACTATGCGTACTTTCCATACTGGCGGCGTTGCGTTGTCAGAAGATATCACACAAGGTTTGCCGCGTGTGCAGGAAATTTTTGAAGCTCGTAATCCTAAGGGCCGTGCCGAAATTTCTGAAGTGACAGGTAAAGTGACTAGTGTTGAAGAAAATCCAGCTGACCGCACTAAAACTGTCACGATTGAAGGCGAGACTGATACTCGTGAGTATATCCTGCCGATCTCAGCTCGTTTGCGTGTTGCGGAGGGCGATGAAATCCATCGTTCTGAGGCTATTAATGAGGGGCCTTTGGATCCTAAGGAACTGATCAAGGTTTCTAGCGCTTTGAAGACCGAAAACTATATGTTAGCTGAAGTTCAAAAAGTTTATCGTATGCAAGGTGTTGGCATTGCTGATAAACATGTCGAAGTTATGGTTCGCCAGATGTTGCGTAAAGTTCGTGTCATGGATCCTGGACAAACGGATCTGCTACCCGGTGAGCTACTTGACATTGCTGACTTCCGTCGTGCTAATACACAAGCCATTCTCTCTGGCAATACCGCTGCGACATCTCGTCCGGTTTTGCTTGGTATTACGAAAGCTTCTTTGGAAACAAATTCATTCTTATCAGCTGCATCATTCCAAGAGACGACACGTGTCTTGACGGATGCTGCTATTCGCGGTAAAAACGATCCACTAGTTGGTTTAAAGGAAAATGTGATTATCGGTAAGGTTATTCCTGCCGGAACCGGTGTCGCGGCATATCGCCATATTAAAGACGAGGTTGTTGCTGCACCTATTGAACCTTTGGAAAAAATTCCTACTTTGGATGAATTGCAAAAGTCTTTTGATCAAACACCGGCTAATGCCAGTTCTAAATCAACTGCTAAAAAGTAG